The proteins below come from a single Ictidomys tridecemlineatus isolate mIctTri1 chromosome 8, mIctTri1.hap1, whole genome shotgun sequence genomic window:
- the Gjb7 gene encoding gap junction beta-7 protein — protein sequence MSWMFLRDLLSGVNKYSTGIGRIWLAVMFILRLLVYIVAAKHVWKDEQKEFECNTRQPGCGNVCFDYFFPVSQIRLWALQLIMVSTPSLLVVLHVAYCEGREKKHGKKLYDSPGTMDGGLWYTYLISLIVKTGFEIGFLVLFYKLYRGFSVPYLMKCDLKPCPNTVDCFISKPTEKTIFIFFLVFTSCLCIVLNFTELSFLVLKCFI from the coding sequence ATGAGTTGGATGTTCCTCAGAGACCTCCTAAGTGgagtaaataaatattcaactGGGATTGGGCGCATCTGGCTAGCTGTTATGTTTATCCTTCGGTTGCTGGTCTACATAGTGGCTGCAAAGCACGTGTGGAAGGATGAACAGAAAGAGTTTGAGTGCAACACTAGACAGCCTGGCTGTGGAAATGTGTGCTTTGACTACTTCTTCCCGGTCTCCCAGATCAGACTTTGGGCTTTACAGCTGATCATGGTCTCCACGCCCTCTCTCTTAGTAGTTCTACATGTGGCCTATTgtgaggggagagaaaaaaaacatggaaagaaactCTATGACAGCCCAGGCACCATGGATGGGGGCCTATGGTACACCTATTTGATTAGCCTCATTGTCAAAACTGGTTTTGAAATTGgcttccttgttttgttttataagttgTATAGGGGCTTTAGTGTCCCCTACCTTATGAAGTGCGATTTGAAGCCTTGTCCCAACACTGTAGACTGCTTCATCTCCAAACCCACTGAGAAAaccatcttcatcttcttcttggTCTTTACCTCTTGCTTGTGCATTGTGTTGAATTTCACTGAACTGAGCTTTTTGGTTCTTAAGTGCTTTATTTAA